The following nucleotide sequence is from Gordonia jinghuaiqii.
GGCGAGCCGATCCCGGTGTCGCGCACCCGCACCGCCACCGACATCGAGCAGGTCCTCGGTGCACTCGCGATGCTCCTGAACGGCGGTGGCCTCAACCAGTTGCAGCCGATCGTCACCGAGCTGAACAAGACTCTCGACGGCCGGACCGACAAGGTGCGCAGCCTGATCAACCAGACCGAGGATCTCATCGCCGGTCTCAACCGGCAGCGCGACGACATCGTCACCGCGATCGACGGGCTGGCCGAGCTGTCGACCCGGACGGCGGCCCAGACCGCGCAGATCGACCGCATCCTCAAGCAGCTGCCCGAGGGCATCGAGGTGCTCGAGGAGCAGCGTCCGCAATTCGTCGAACTGCTGACCAAACTCGACCAGCTCGGTCAGGTCGGCACCGACGTCCTCGGCAAGTCGCGTAAGGCCCTGATCAACGACCTCAAGGCGTTGCGTCCGGTGCTGACCCAGCTCGCCGCGGCGGCCCCGGACATCATCACCGCGGCGCCGCTGCTGCTCACGCACCCGTTCCCGGACTGGCTGCTGCCCGGCGTCAAGGGCGATGCGACCAACCTGTTCATGACGCTCGACCTCCGCGTGCTCAACCAGCTCGAGGCGCTCGGCGTGGGGCAGGGGACTCCGAAGTACTCGCCCCCGGCCCGCGTGAACGTGCCCGTGGACCCGCGTAACCCGTACTACGGCGGCAACGGGCCGCGGTACGGCTGGCCGACGATCACCCTGCTGCCGCCGGCCCCGAACTCACGTCCGGGACCCAACACGCCGCCGTCGGGTGGCCGTTACCCCACGTCGTTCTCCCGGTCCGCCGACCAGGCGGGTCCGATGCCGACACCGGCGGCGCCCGGGCAGGGAATTCTCGACGGCCCGCTGGCCGCGATGGGACTCTCGCCCAAGTCGCCCGGTCAGTCACCGGCGAAGCCGTCGGCGGAGTCGAACCCGACAGGAGCAGGTCGATGATCGGCAAGTTGGTCAAGATCCAGCTGATCGTGTTCGTCGTCGTCGGACTCGTCGCCCTGGTCTACGTCGGGGCGAAGTACGCGCGGCTGGACAAGCTGGCAGGTGTCGGCATGTACACGGTGACCGCGCAGCTCCCCGATTCCGGCGGCATCTTCACCAACGCCGAGGTCACCTATCAGGGTGTACCGGTGGGTCGGGTCGGGTCGCTGACGCTCACGCCCGAGGGCGTCGACGTGGCACTCGACATCGACACCGGCGGTCCGGAGATCCCGGCGTCGGCGACCGCGGTCGTCGCCTCACGGTCGGCGATCGGTGAGCAGTTCGTGGATCTGCAGCCGACGTCGTCGGAGGGGCCGTACCTCAAGGGCGGCGACACGATCACGAAGTACTCCCTGCCCGAACCCCTCGAAGACGTGGTCGCCTCGGCGATCGACTTCACCTCCTCGATCCCGGTGGACGACCTGAACACGGTCATCACCGAACTCGGCAGGGCATTCAACGGGCAGGGCGAGAACCTCACCCGCCTGGTGGACTCGCTCGGCAAGCTCTCGCGCGCCGGCGTCGACAATCTGAGCGAGACCGTTGCGCTCATCCAGAGCTCGAACGTCGTGCTCGACACGCAAGCCGATCAGTCCGACGCGATCCTCACCTGGTCGCGCAACCTGAATCTGGTGACCGCGACACTGGCCTCGGCCGACCCGGACCTGCGCCGGTTGCTGACGACGGGCACGTTGTCGGCGACGCAGATCTCCGAGCTGATCCAGAAGAACGGCAACGACCTCTCCAAGGTCGTCGGAGATCTCGCCGAGGTCGCCCGCACCATCGAACCGGCGACCTACAACACCTCGACGACGTTCGCGATGCTGTCGGCGCTGTCGGCGGGCAGCCACGCGCCTGCCCCGGGCGACGGTCAGATCCACTTCGGTGTGGTGCTCGAGACCAACAACCCGGCGGCATGTACCCGCGGTTACGAAAGCACCGACGCCGTGCTGGCCGAGGCCCGTCGCAAGAACCCGAACTTCGACGTGCACTACGACGACTTCGCGTTCAACACCGAGGCCAAGTGCACTGTGCCGCTGGGCAACCCGACGGGTGTCCGCGGTGCGGAGCGCGCGCAGTACGCCAATCCGGCATACCCGCAGCCCTGGGACAACACCCCCAAGAAAGACCCCGACAGGCTGAACCTCAACCCGCTCGCCCAGCAGCTCGCAGCGCTCCTCGGCGTGCGGCCCAAGTAGGGCGAGGCCCCGGCGTCGCCGGCCGATCTGCGTCAAGTGCAGCGGTCGGCGGGCCTTGGCTTGCGCTCAGGAGCGATATATACAGTGAGTTCTGCGATGACTGGCACCCCTGAATCAACTGGCACCCCTGAATCAACAGAGAAGAAGCCCTCCGGCAGTCGCCCGGCCCTTCGACGGGCCGCGGAGCGTGCACCCGTCGTACTGGCCGGTGCCGCCGTGCTCGTGGCCGTGGTGGCAGTGGCCGTGTTCGGCGTGCGTGCCTGGAACGTCTACTTCGACGAGTATCCGGCGCAGCAGACGCGTGATGCGGCCACCCAGGCGGCCGAGCAGGCCGTCCTCAACGTCACCACCATCGACCCGGGCGACCTCGACGGCTTCAAGAGCCGCGCGGAGGCGTCGCTGACGGGCAAGGCCAAGGACGAGGTCCTCGGCGGCAAGGACGGCAGCGTGCTCGACATGCTCGGGCAGGCCGGTCCCGGCACCGCCAAGCTGAACGCGCGGCTCCTGCGCAGCGCGCCGAGCGAGGTCAACGCCGACGAGCAGACGGCCAAGGTCCTCGTGTACGTGGTGACCACTCTCGAGCGTCCCAACCAGCCCGGCGTCGACGAGACGCGCGGCTTCGACGTCTCGATGACCAAGGACGGAGACGCCTGGAAGGCCGAGAACATCGTCGGCCTGGAGGGCATCGTCTACGCCGACGGGGGTGGCGCTGCGGCGCCGGCCCCCGCCACAGGAGGCGGTAACTGATGGCACCCGAACGCAACGGCAAGAAGCAGAAGCGCCGACCGACGCCCAAGGTCGCCGGCCGCACTGCCGAGACGCGCACGCCGGCCGAAGACACGCCTGTCGACGCGCCCCCGAGCAAGCCCGAGACGAGCAAGCCCGAGACGAGCAAGCCCGAGACGAGCAAGCGCGAGACGAGCAAGCCCGAGACCGGCACGCCCGAGACGAGCAAGCCTGAGACCGGTGAGCCCGAGACGAGCAAGGTCTCGATCACCAAGCCCAAGCGGCCGGTGTCGCGGGTGTCGACTCTGCGCCGGGGCGACCCGGCGCCGTCGGGCCCGGGCGGAACCTCGCCGCATGGCATGTCGGAGTCCGCGCCGCCCACCGAGAGGCGCCGGGGCAGGCGGGGGAGTGGGCTCGGCTCGCTCACGCGCATCCTGGCCGCTGCCGCGGTCGTGCTGGGCATCGTCGCGGCGATCCTCGCGTTCCACCCCGGTGCGAGCATCGGGCCCAACAAGGCCTTCGTCGACAAGCAGGCGACGTCGCAGCTCACCTCGCAGGCGCAGGACCGCATCTGTGCGGTGTTCGGCTACGACCACACCGAGCTCGACGCCTGGCAGAAGCGTGCGCAGGACGCGCTGACGGGTCAGGCCCGTACCGAGTTCGACGAGACCCTCAAGGCTCAGCGCGACCTCATCACGCAGACCAAGACCGGCGCCGAGTGCCGGGTCGACGCCATCGGCGTGAAGGACCTCTCCGGCGCCGACGACGGTGCACGCGCGACGGTCATCGCCAACCTGGTGGTCAGCGAGACCCAGAACAGCATGGCGACCAACAGCGGCGCTCCGCGTGCCCAGTTCACCTTGGTCCGCGAGGGCGAACAGTGGCGCATCGAGGCCGTCGAACCGTTCTGAGTCGGACGCTCCTCGCACGATTCCGCGGGCATCGTGCGAGGAGCGCGGAAATCTTCGCGAATTTCGCGCGTAGCGCTTGACGTGGAGGCGTTGTCGGGCCACGCTGTCACCAGCGATCGACGTGCAGGCAGCCACCCGCGCGAAATCGCTTCGTAGACGGGCTTGACAAAGTGCGTCTATTTTCTGCTACAGTTGGACGTTGCGCTGGCTGCCTCCTGTCCATCTACCGATCCTTCTACGGCCACTCTTATTTGTGTGTGCTGCGGTGATCGCCGATTCCACAGGTGTCACCAGCGAACGGCCCATCAAGCCAGTACCGCACATCTAGGTTGTGAATAACGTCGTGTTGGAAGGACGCATCTTGGCAGTCAACCGCCAGTCCACCTCAACAATCCCCGGCGCGCCGCATCGCGCGTCGTTTGCAAAGATCAGTGAGCCACTGGAGGTTCCCGGCCTCCTCGACCTCCAACTCGATTCTTTCGAATGGCTCGTCGGTTCGCCCGAGTGGCGCGCCAAGGCGATTGCCCGCGGAGATGACAACCCGACGGGAGGCCTCGAGGACATCCTCCACGAGCTGTCCCCGATCGAGGACTTCTCCGGTTCCATGTCCCTGTCCTTCTCCGAGCCGCACTTCGACGAGGTCAAGGCCTCCGTCGAGGAGTGCAAGGACAAGGACATGACCTACGCGGCGCCCTTGTTCGTCACCGCGGAGTTCATCAACAACAACACCGGTGAGATCAAGTCGCAGACCGTCTTCATGGGCGACTTCCCGATCATGACCGAAAAGGGCAGCTTCATCATCAACGGCACCGAGCGTGTCGTGGTGAGCCAGCTCGTCCGTAGCCCCGGCGTGTACTTCGACTCGGCGATCGACAAGACCACCGAGAAGACGCTGCATTCGGTGAAGGTGATCCCGGGCCGCGGTGCGTGGCTCGAGTTCGACGTCGACAAGCGCGACACCGTGGGCGTGCGTATCGATCGCAAGCGTCGCCAGCCGGTCACCGTGTTGCTCAAGGCGCTCGGTTTCACCACCGAGGAGATCACCGAGCGTTTCGGTTTCTCCGAGATCATGATGTCGACCCTGGAGAAGGACAGCACCGGTAACCAGGACGAGGCTCTGCTCGAGGTCTACCGCAAGCTGCGTCCGGGTGAGCCGCCGACCAAGGAGTCCGCGGAGAACCTGCTGGAGAACCTGTTCTTCAAGGACAAGCGCTACGACCTCGCACGCGTGGGTCGCTACAAGATCAACAAGAAGCTGGGTCTGACCGGCAACCCGATGGTGGGTGAGTCGACGCTGACCCGCGAGGACATCATCTCGA
It contains:
- a CDS encoding MCE family protein: MNRTSMRTALAGAALSLTLLVSGCMSGGIQSLPLPGGVDTGGDARTYKIQFDDVLDLVPQSMVKRDGIPVGRVTKVEVPKDQWFAQVTVEVKNDVDLSDEAEASVQQTSLLGEKFVSLSEPDGSADAPRQNPGEPIPVSRTRTATDIEQVLGALAMLLNGGGLNQLQPIVTELNKTLDGRTDKVRSLINQTEDLIAGLNRQRDDIVTAIDGLAELSTRTAAQTAQIDRILKQLPEGIEVLEEQRPQFVELLTKLDQLGQVGTDVLGKSRKALINDLKALRPVLTQLAAAAPDIITAAPLLLTHPFPDWLLPGVKGDATNLFMTLDLRVLNQLEALGVGQGTPKYSPPARVNVPVDPRNPYYGGNGPRYGWPTITLLPPAPNSRPGPNTPPSGGRYPTSFSRSADQAGPMPTPAAPGQGILDGPLAAMGLSPKSPGQSPAKPSAESNPTGAGR
- a CDS encoding MCE family protein, which produces MIGKLVKIQLIVFVVVGLVALVYVGAKYARLDKLAGVGMYTVTAQLPDSGGIFTNAEVTYQGVPVGRVGSLTLTPEGVDVALDIDTGGPEIPASATAVVASRSAIGEQFVDLQPTSSEGPYLKGGDTITKYSLPEPLEDVVASAIDFTSSIPVDDLNTVITELGRAFNGQGENLTRLVDSLGKLSRAGVDNLSETVALIQSSNVVLDTQADQSDAILTWSRNLNLVTATLASADPDLRRLLTTGTLSATQISELIQKNGNDLSKVVGDLAEVARTIEPATYNTSTTFAMLSALSAGSHAPAPGDGQIHFGVVLETNNPAACTRGYESTDAVLAEARRKNPNFDVHYDDFAFNTEAKCTVPLGNPTGVRGAERAQYANPAYPQPWDNTPKKDPDRLNLNPLAQQLAALLGVRPK